The Flammeovirgaceae bacterium genome contains a region encoding:
- a CDS encoding diacylglycerol kinase family protein, translating to MKFFRSFRFAWSGLIYALRSQFNMRTHVAALLVVVVAGLYWQVTATEWCVLLLAATVVIVAELMNTAMEELVDFVSPEHHPKAGRVKDIAAAAVLVASFFAAVVGFIIFGRYLLP from the coding sequence ATGAAGTTTTTCAGAAGTTTTCGGTTTGCTTGGAGTGGATTGATTTACGCACTTCGAAGTCAATTCAACATGCGCACGCATGTTGCGGCTTTATTGGTTGTGGTTGTTGCCGGCCTGTATTGGCAGGTAACCGCTACGGAATGGTGTGTTCTGTTGCTGGCTGCCACGGTGGTTATCGTGGCTGAGTTGATGAACACAGCCATGGAAGAACTGGTTGATTTCGTTTCGCCAGAGCACCACCCGAAGGCCGGCCGGGTTAAAGACATTGCCGCAGCGGCTGTGCTCGTGGCAAGCTTCTTTGCTGCTGTGGTGGGTTTCATCATCTTTGGCCGATATTTGTTACCATGA
- a CDS encoding MFS transporter, whose product MKPTATVAKLNNPKTVRAWCMYDWANSVYSLVITSAIFPVYYKAVAVTANGSDDIPFLGFTVKNSVLYSYALSVSFLMVAAMLPLLSGVSDYTGRKKQFMKMFVFVGSFSCMGLYFFTGIETLWWGLLCSVMASIGYSGSLVFYDAFLPEIVSEDRYDEVSARGYSMGYYGSVILMVVCLVLVLNYSAFGFRTEGAATRFSFLLVGIWWILFSLVSFNVLPQQLYRGRTENIWTKGYQEVMKVFRSLKNTPDLKRFLTAFFFYNMGVQTVMYLATLFGTDVLNLPSEKLIATILLIQLVAAFGAWVFARVSRQKGNAFALSFMIICWIAVCFAAYFINHELQFYALATVVGMIMGGIQSLSRATYAKLIPENTIDHASYFSFYDVTYNLSIVFGTFSYGLINQVTGSMRNSALALALYFVIGLIVLNQIKSTDIASPKSTVH is encoded by the coding sequence ATGAAGCCTACCGCAACCGTTGCCAAACTGAATAATCCGAAAACGGTGCGTGCCTGGTGCATGTACGACTGGGCAAATTCGGTGTACTCGCTGGTAATCACTTCGGCCATTTTTCCGGTGTATTACAAAGCGGTGGCCGTTACTGCTAATGGCAGCGATGATATACCCTTTCTGGGCTTTACTGTAAAGAATTCGGTATTGTACTCGTATGCGCTATCAGTATCGTTTCTGATGGTAGCAGCCATGCTTCCGTTACTCTCCGGAGTGTCGGATTACACCGGTCGCAAAAAGCAGTTCATGAAAATGTTTGTTTTTGTTGGCAGCTTTTCGTGCATGGGCCTGTATTTTTTTACAGGCATTGAAACATTATGGTGGGGGCTGCTCTGTTCGGTAATGGCCAGCATCGGTTACTCCGGTAGTTTGGTATTTTATGATGCCTTTTTACCGGAAATCGTTTCAGAAGATCGCTACGATGAAGTAAGTGCCCGCGGCTACTCCATGGGTTACTACGGCAGCGTTATCCTGATGGTGGTTTGCCTGGTACTGGTGCTGAATTACAGTGCCTTCGGCTTCCGTACCGAAGGAGCCGCAACCCGGTTTAGTTTTCTGCTGGTTGGCATCTGGTGGATACTTTTTTCACTGGTGTCGTTTAACGTGTTACCTCAGCAGCTATATCGGGGCCGCACAGAAAATATCTGGACAAAAGGCTACCAGGAGGTAATGAAAGTTTTTCGGAGTTTGAAAAATACACCCGACCTGAAGCGGTTTCTTACAGCCTTCTTTTTTTACAATATGGGTGTTCAAACCGTAATGTACCTGGCCACCCTGTTTGGCACCGATGTGCTGAACCTGCCCAGCGAAAAGCTTATTGCAACCATACTGCTCATTCAGTTGGTTGCTGCATTCGGAGCCTGGGTTTTTGCCCGCGTATCCCGGCAAAAAGGGAATGCCTTTGCGCTGTCGTTTATGATTATTTGCTGGATTGCTGTGTGTTTTGCGGCTTATTTCATTAACCACGAATTGCAGTTTTATGCGCTGGCCACCGTGGTGGGCATGATAATGGGCGGCATTCAGTCGCTCTCACGGGCTACCTATGCCAAACTGATTCCGGAAAACACCATCGACCATGCATCGTACTTTAGTTTTTACGATGTTACCTATAACCTTTCCATCGTATTTGGAACATTTTCGTATGGTTTAATAAACCAGGTAACTGGCAGTATGCGCAACAGTGCATTGGCGCTGGCTCTGTATTTTGTTATCGGGTTGATTGTATTGAATCAGATAAAGTCAACTGACATTGCCTCGCCAAAATCCACAGTCCATTAA
- a CDS encoding biopolymer transporter ExbD, translating into MSKFKKKAAVKQEIPTSSMPDVVFMLLFFFMVTTQMRETSINVKQQLPEATQLKKLARKSLVAYMYIGEPKKTDQWGKEPKIQVNDVFIEPKDVIQWVNSEKAKLNEFERDQLTVSMKVDSEAKRGIIADVETELRKANARLLLYSTLQKRVEN; encoded by the coding sequence ATGTCGAAGTTCAAAAAGAAGGCAGCCGTTAAGCAGGAGATACCAACATCATCCATGCCCGATGTGGTGTTTATGTTGTTGTTCTTCTTCATGGTTACTACACAGATGCGTGAAACATCTATCAACGTAAAGCAGCAATTGCCCGAAGCTACCCAGTTGAAGAAACTGGCGCGTAAGTCGCTGGTGGCGTATATGTATATCGGTGAACCTAAAAAGACCGACCAGTGGGGTAAGGAACCTAAAATACAGGTTAATGACGTGTTCATTGAACCGAAGGATGTAATTCAATGGGTTAATTCCGAAAAGGCTAAACTCAATGAGTTTGAGCGCGATCAGCTCACGGTAAGCATGAAAGTTGACAGTGAAGCCAAGCGCGGCATTATTGCCGATGTGGAAACGGAATTGCGTAAAGCCAACGCGCGACTTTTGCTTTATTCCACATTGCAAAAACGGGTTGAGAATTAA
- a CDS encoding polysaccharide deacetylase family protein, with translation MVFRTPFFLPWLYPGLIWRMSAREKIVYLTFDDGPVPGPTEFVLDVLKQQQLKATFFCIGDNIRKHPGIFQRTITEGHVIGNHTFNHLNGWKTEDADYLANTELFNQAVTKINPALRTHLFRPPYGRITRRQIRLLQQYQIIMWDVLTHDYHHIVSPERCLRNSLKAVRNGSIVVFHDSVKAERNLQFVLPRFIEACQQKGYTFSKLA, from the coding sequence ATGGTTTTCCGTACTCCTTTTTTTCTTCCCTGGTTATACCCAGGGCTTATCTGGCGAATGTCAGCCCGTGAGAAAATTGTCTATTTAACGTTTGATGATGGCCCCGTGCCCGGCCCGACTGAGTTTGTGCTGGATGTACTAAAGCAGCAACAACTTAAAGCCACTTTTTTCTGTATAGGCGATAACATCCGGAAGCATCCGGGTATTTTTCAGCGCACAATAACCGAAGGACATGTTATCGGTAACCATACGTTTAATCACCTTAACGGTTGGAAAACTGAAGATGCCGATTACCTGGCCAATACCGAACTGTTTAATCAAGCGGTAACAAAAATCAATCCTGCGTTACGCACTCATTTATTTCGCCCGCCTTATGGTCGCATCACGCGCAGGCAAATCCGGTTGTTGCAACAGTATCAGATTATCATGTGGGATGTGCTCACCCACGATTACCATCATATTGTGTCGCCCGAACGTTGTCTGCGAAATAGCCTGAAAGCTGTTCGGAATGGTTCCATCGTTGTATTTCATGATAGTGTTAAAGCTGAGCGTAATCTGCAATTTGTATTGCCCCGCTTTATTGAAGCCTGTCAGCAAAAAGGTTACACCTTTAGTAAATTGGCATAA
- a CDS encoding AMP nucleosidase: MKTKQEIVENWLPRYTGQPLDQFGQYILLTNFDNYVTMFAEWHGVPVNGKDRPMRNATADGITIINFGMGSPNAATIMDCLSAIQPKGALFLGKCGGLKKKNDIGDLILPIAAIRGEGTSNDYYPPEVPALPAFALQKAISTTIRDYNQDYWTGTVYTTNRRVWEWDEDFKAYLRKIRAQAIDMETATIFITAFKNKIPAGALLLVSDQPMIPEGVKTEISDKAVTKNFVELHLKIGIDSLRQLINNGMTVKHLRY, encoded by the coding sequence ATGAAGACGAAACAGGAAATTGTAGAAAACTGGCTGCCCCGTTATACCGGTCAGCCGCTTGACCAGTTTGGGCAGTATATTTTACTGACTAATTTCGATAATTATGTTACCATGTTTGCCGAGTGGCATGGTGTGCCGGTTAACGGCAAAGACCGGCCTATGCGCAACGCCACCGCTGATGGCATTACCATTATAAACTTTGGGATGGGCAGCCCGAATGCAGCCACCATTATGGATTGCCTGAGTGCAATACAACCCAAAGGCGCTTTGTTTCTTGGTAAATGTGGCGGCCTTAAAAAGAAAAACGATATCGGTGATCTGATCCTGCCCATTGCAGCAATACGGGGCGAAGGTACCTCAAACGATTATTACCCGCCCGAAGTACCGGCTCTGCCCGCATTCGCCCTGCAAAAAGCCATTTCTACAACCATCCGCGATTACAATCAGGATTACTGGACTGGCACCGTGTACACAACCAACCGCAGGGTATGGGAGTGGGATGAAGACTTTAAAGCCTACCTCCGAAAAATCCGGGCGCAGGCAATTGATATGGAAACAGCAACTATTTTTATCACGGCCTTTAAAAACAAAATTCCGGCCGGAGCCCTCCTACTCGTCTCTGATCAGCCGATGATCCCCGAAGGGGTTAAAACCGAAATCAGCGATAAAGCAGTAACAAAAAATTTCGTTGAGCTACATCTTAAAATCGGCATTGATTCCTTACGCCAGCTGATTAACAACGGCATGACGGTAAAACACCTGAGGTATTAA
- a CDS encoding PP2C family protein-serine/threonine phosphatase, with protein MEDLSIKNRYELKELELNALLEVTQAINSNVPEESLYKIFTFTLRSNLKLKKLALYVLDDQWECKANFGTQAKFAGVKLPDCFKQVRDICSLKKFEETQFSEFDIVLPVAHKSTTLALVFLGDEHTDHYFEHAEGLKFIQALSNIIVVAIENKKLVRKQLQQEAFRKELEIASDVQQFLFPERLPQTERLKVEASYLPHDMIGGDYYDYIPINKNQFLLCVADVSGKGIPAALMMSNFQASLRTLLRQTPNLRDIVEALNYQVLENTKGEKFITFFGAIYDISLKTMVYVNAGHNPPILSDRKNGLRLLEEGSTVLGAMHPLPFINEGFVTDIDDFLLFCYTDGLTETINEQGKEYGIDRLHHYFSDPAVNVKGLNEIHQDIIVSLDAFKGRNGYHDDITMLSCRVG; from the coding sequence ATGGAAGACCTTTCGATAAAAAACCGGTACGAACTAAAGGAGCTTGAACTGAATGCGTTGCTGGAGGTTACGCAGGCCATTAACAGCAACGTGCCGGAAGAATCGCTTTACAAAATTTTCACCTTTACCCTCCGGTCTAATCTTAAACTAAAGAAACTCGCCCTTTACGTGCTGGATGACCAGTGGGAGTGCAAAGCAAACTTCGGTACGCAGGCAAAGTTTGCCGGGGTTAAGCTGCCGGATTGTTTTAAGCAGGTGCGCGACATATGTTCACTGAAAAAATTTGAAGAAACACAATTCAGCGAATTTGATATTGTGTTACCGGTGGCCCATAAAAGCACTACGCTGGCGCTGGTCTTTCTGGGCGATGAGCATACCGACCATTATTTTGAACATGCTGAGGGGCTTAAATTTATCCAGGCCCTGAGCAACATCATTGTAGTGGCCATCGAAAACAAAAAACTGGTGCGCAAGCAGTTGCAACAGGAGGCTTTTCGGAAGGAACTGGAAATTGCCAGCGATGTGCAGCAGTTTCTTTTTCCGGAGCGGCTTCCGCAAACCGAGCGCTTAAAAGTAGAAGCCAGTTACCTGCCGCACGATATGATTGGCGGTGATTATTATGATTACATCCCGATAAACAAAAATCAATTTTTGCTTTGCGTAGCCGATGTAAGCGGCAAAGGCATTCCGGCTGCATTGATGATGTCGAACTTCCAGGCTTCGCTGCGTACGCTGCTCCGGCAAACCCCAAACCTGCGCGACATTGTTGAAGCGTTGAACTACCAGGTGCTTGAAAATACAAAAGGCGAAAAATTTATCACGTTTTTCGGTGCCATTTACGACATCAGCCTGAAAACAATGGTATACGTTAATGCCGGCCATAATCCGCCCATCTTGTCAGACAGGAAAAACGGCCTGCGCCTGCTCGAAGAGGGTTCCACCGTGCTGGGCGCCATGCATCCGTTACCCTTCATCAACGAAGGCTTTGTTACCGATATTGATGACTTTCTGCTGTTTTGCTATACCGATGGCCTTACCGAAACTATAAATGAACAAGGTAAAGAATATGGTATCGACCGGTTGCACCACTACTTTTCCGATCCGGCTGTGAATGTAAAAGGGTTGAATGAAATCCATCAGGATATTATTGTAAGTCTGGATGCATTTAAGGGCCGCAACGGATACCATGATGATATAACCATGCTATCTTGCCGGGTAGGCTAA
- a CDS encoding biopolymer transporter ExbD, with the protein MPRPVPDIPNASMADIAFLLLVFFLVTTTVANDKGLSIQLPPPPEAMPPDMDIKIKERNLFKIQVNSFDNVLVEGDPFTGSPAELTDMIKKFVLNYGADPNSSDNPEKAIVSYKTDRGTSHKKFIEILDAIQAAYYQIYADNAGVTVKKWLDLSSDLNDPENRRLYDLGRKKRPDGSVEIPMALSIAEPTKIGGK; encoded by the coding sequence ATGCCTCGTCCGGTTCCTGATATTCCCAATGCTTCGATGGCCGATATCGCCTTTCTGTTGTTGGTGTTCTTTTTAGTAACCACTACAGTGGCGAACGATAAGGGGTTGAGCATACAACTGCCGCCTCCGCCCGAAGCCATGCCGCCCGATATGGATATAAAGATCAAAGAGCGGAACTTGTTTAAAATTCAGGTGAACTCGTTCGATAATGTACTGGTTGAAGGAGACCCGTTTACCGGCTCACCGGCTGAACTTACGGATATGATTAAAAAGTTTGTTTTGAATTATGGAGCCGATCCCAACTCATCGGATAATCCGGAGAAGGCGATTGTTTCGTATAAAACAGACCGTGGGACAAGTCATAAAAAATTCATTGAGATTCTGGATGCCATCCAGGCAGCTTATTACCAGATTTATGCTGATAATGCCGGGGTAACCGTTAAAAAGTGGCTCGATCTTTCATCTGATTTGAATGATCCTGAAAACAGAAGATTATACGATTTGGGCCGTAAGAAGAGACCGGATGGCTCGGTTGAAATCCCGATGGCCTTATCCATTGCTGAACCAACTAAAATAGGAGGGAAGTAG
- a CDS encoding MotA/TolQ/ExbB proton channel family protein has protein sequence MKKLLAILAFAGVLASSALYAEPAPQSEPATEEAAAADEASFHQVLKEKFIDGDVRFMTPVLICLILGLAFSIERIITLNLATTNTKKLLGQIEDALAKGGVNAALDVTRNTRGPVASIFTQGLMRYSEGIDMVEKSIVSYGGVEMGKLERGLIWISLFIALGPMLGFFGTVVGMVQAFSDIEAAGDISPNIVAGGMKVALITTVGGLIVGMVLQVFYNYLVSKIDSLVNSMEDASISLVDILVKHKLVSQK, from the coding sequence ATGAAAAAACTACTTGCTATTTTAGCTTTTGCAGGGGTACTGGCGTCCTCTGCGCTTTATGCCGAACCGGCTCCGCAATCTGAGCCTGCAACCGAAGAGGCTGCAGCAGCAGATGAGGCCTCATTTCACCAGGTATTAAAAGAAAAATTCATTGATGGGGATGTTCGCTTTATGACCCCAGTGCTAATCTGTCTTATTCTGGGGTTGGCTTTCAGTATTGAAAGAATTATCACCCTGAATCTGGCTACGACCAATACCAAAAAATTACTTGGACAAATTGAAGATGCCCTCGCAAAAGGCGGTGTTAATGCGGCACTTGACGTTACCCGTAATACCCGCGGCCCGGTGGCTTCTATCTTTACCCAAGGCTTAATGCGTTACAGCGAAGGTATTGATATGGTTGAGAAATCAATCGTTTCGTATGGCGGTGTGGAGATGGGTAAGCTCGAACGCGGCCTTATCTGGATTTCGTTGTTTATTGCTCTGGGGCCTATGCTCGGTTTCTTCGGAACGGTTGTGGGTATGGTGCAGGCCTTCTCTGATATTGAAGCGGCCGGTGATATTTCGCCCAACATTGTGGCGGGTGGTATGAAAGTGGCCCTTATAACTACCGTGGGTGGTCTTATAGTAGGTATGGTACTGCAGGTGTTTTACAACTACCTCGTTTCCAAAATTGATTCCCTGGTGAACAGCATGGAAGATGCTTCTATTTCGCTGGTGGACATCCTGGTGAAGCACAAGCTGGTTTCTCAAAAGTAA
- a CDS encoding glycosyltransferase: MAVVVLSIVTLYFLLLVFLILSWNRPVKVIPRDSAANSVSVIIPVRNEERTITDLLDDISKQTHKPLEVIVVNDHSTDNTKSVVEAWLQQSNALAVRIIEMKDGVFGKKKAVTEAIAQAKGDVVVATDGDCRVGKGWLKSIATCFSDETVKLVAGAVKLRPQNFFGELQQLELAALTGITAAFITAGKPIMCSGANLAYRKEVFFEVKGYEGNDHVASGDDEFLLKKIASRYPQGIAFNYDPAGIVTTQPASGVSEFISQRIRWAGKWRQQPVGISSLVALFIFLFHTTYLFLPVLGLFWVVSLGTLSALVLLKLLLEFICLKRISNRMNMPFNSHAFAALQFLYPPYVVFFGLISNWLSVTWKGRKI; this comes from the coding sequence ATGGCGGTAGTTGTATTAAGTATAGTTACTCTCTATTTTTTGCTGCTTGTCTTTTTAATTCTAAGCTGGAACAGACCGGTGAAGGTAATACCCCGTGATTCAGCAGCTAATTCAGTTTCGGTGATTATACCGGTACGGAATGAAGAGAGAACTATTACTGACCTGCTGGATGATATTTCAAAACAAACGCATAAGCCGCTTGAGGTGATCGTAGTGAACGATCATTCCACCGACAATACAAAATCGGTTGTTGAAGCTTGGCTTCAACAAAGCAATGCGTTAGCTGTACGGATTATTGAGATGAAGGACGGTGTTTTTGGTAAAAAGAAAGCCGTTACCGAAGCTATTGCACAGGCAAAAGGTGATGTGGTGGTTGCCACCGATGGCGATTGCCGGGTGGGGAAGGGTTGGCTGAAATCCATCGCAACCTGTTTTTCGGATGAAACTGTAAAGCTGGTTGCCGGTGCTGTAAAACTTCGTCCGCAAAATTTCTTTGGCGAGTTGCAGCAACTGGAACTGGCGGCATTAACCGGTATAACTGCAGCCTTTATTACAGCAGGCAAACCGATAATGTGCAGTGGGGCTAACCTGGCTTACCGTAAGGAAGTATTTTTTGAGGTGAAAGGTTATGAGGGTAATGATCATGTTGCATCAGGGGATGATGAGTTTTTGCTGAAAAAAATTGCTTCCCGGTATCCGCAAGGTATCGCGTTTAATTATGATCCCGCTGGCATAGTTACAACACAACCGGCATCTGGCGTCAGCGAATTTATTAGTCAGCGAATCCGGTGGGCCGGCAAATGGCGTCAGCAGCCGGTTGGGATTTCATCGCTGGTGGCGTTATTTATTTTCTTATTTCATACCACATATTTATTCCTGCCGGTTTTGGGTTTATTTTGGGTGGTAAGCCTGGGTACCCTTTCGGCTCTGGTACTTTTAAAACTTTTACTGGAGTTTATCTGTCTTAAGCGCATTAGCAACCGGATGAACATGCCCTTTAATAGCCACGCCTTTGCCGCCTTGCAATTTCTTTATCCGCCCTACGTTGTTTTTTTCGGACTCATTTCCAATTGGTTATCCGTAACCTGGAAGGGCAGAAAAATTTAA
- a CDS encoding asparaginase, whose amino-acid sequence MNLKRVDLESTSEARARLLIIYTGGTFGMTPDKDGVLVPFDFASILEHLPTVKNLGLAFTVFSFETPIDSSNVQPEHWQLMARLIAEHYHAHDGFVILHGTDTMAYTASALSFMLENLSKPVILTGAQLPISEPRSDARENLITSLEIASARQNGQAVVPEVCIYFDYELLRGNRSKKVESMQFDAFDSGNYPALAKAGVKINYNHAVIRKPSNNPLVLRTRFETRIAVLKLFPGISERVFQSVLHSEGLKALILETYGSGNAPTAPWLISGLEHAVRNGIVVLNISQCPGGTVLQGRYATSRELVKAGVISGVDMTTEAAVTKLMLLLGEFGDSARHLIVKNLAGELTELE is encoded by the coding sequence ATGAATCTTAAACGTGTTGATCTGGAAAGCACCAGTGAGGCCCGCGCACGGCTGTTGATTATTTACACAGGGGGTACATTCGGAATGACACCCGATAAGGACGGGGTACTGGTTCCGTTCGACTTTGCTTCAATCCTTGAGCACCTGCCCACCGTTAAAAATCTTGGTTTGGCATTCACCGTTTTTTCATTTGAGACCCCCATTGATTCTTCCAATGTACAGCCGGAGCATTGGCAACTAATGGCCCGGCTGATTGCCGAGCATTATCACGCACATGACGGCTTTGTGATTTTACACGGAACGGATACTATGGCCTATACAGCCTCGGCATTAAGTTTTATGCTCGAAAATCTTAGTAAACCTGTAATACTTACCGGTGCGCAACTGCCTATCAGCGAACCGCGCTCCGATGCACGCGAAAACCTGATAACATCTCTGGAAATAGCTTCGGCCAGGCAGAACGGGCAGGCTGTTGTGCCCGAGGTTTGTATTTATTTTGATTACGAACTGCTGCGGGGCAACCGGTCGAAAAAAGTTGAGAGTATGCAGTTTGATGCCTTCGATTCAGGTAACTACCCCGCGTTGGCTAAGGCCGGGGTTAAAATCAATTATAACCATGCGGTAATCCGCAAACCATCCAATAACCCCTTGGTTTTGCGTACCCGGTTTGAAACCCGCATTGCTGTTCTCAAACTTTTTCCGGGTATTTCTGAGCGGGTATTTCAATCGGTATTGCATAGCGAAGGACTTAAAGCACTGATACTGGAAACCTATGGTTCGGGTAACGCGCCTACTGCCCCGTGGCTGATAAGCGGCCTGGAGCACGCAGTACGGAATGGCATAGTGGTACTAAACATTTCGCAGTGCCCTGGCGGTACGGTGCTTCAAGGCAGGTATGCAACCAGTCGTGAACTTGTCAAGGCAGGGGTTATCAGCGGTGTAGATATGACCACCGAGGCGGCTGTTACGAAACTCATGCTATTGCTGGGTGAATTTGGTGATTCAGCCCGTCACCTTATTGTAAAGAACCTTGCCGGAGAATTAACAGAACTTGAGTAA
- a CDS encoding TatD family hydrolase produces the protein MNYWVDTHAHIYLNEFQADLHDILERAKQHAVGKILMPNIDTASINTMLEVEAENPDSCYAMMGLHPCSVKNDFEHQLYEVENWLAKRKFTAVGEIGTDLYWDKTFWEQQKEAFTIQVNLAKKYKLPVVIHCRETLDETISMIERMQDGSLSGVFHCFTGNRQQAERIIQLNFYLGIGGVATFKNGGLDTVLPYMGLSRIILETDSPYLAPVPHRGKRNEPAYIVNVGQRVAQLTGQSVDEVMKLTMQNAYNLFSL, from the coding sequence ATGAACTATTGGGTAGACACGCATGCACATATTTATTTGAATGAGTTTCAGGCTGACCTTCACGATATTCTGGAGCGGGCAAAGCAGCATGCAGTAGGCAAAATTCTGATGCCCAACATCGATACAGCATCTATTAACACCATGCTTGAAGTGGAGGCAGAAAATCCCGATAGCTGTTACGCCATGATGGGGCTGCATCCCTGTTCTGTAAAAAATGATTTTGAGCATCAGTTATATGAAGTTGAAAACTGGCTGGCCAAGCGAAAGTTTACTGCGGTTGGTGAGATCGGTACCGACCTTTACTGGGACAAAACTTTTTGGGAACAGCAAAAGGAAGCCTTCACTATTCAGGTTAACCTGGCAAAGAAATACAAACTTCCAGTAGTTATCCATTGCCGCGAAACTTTGGATGAAACCATATCGATGATTGAACGCATGCAGGATGGAAGCCTTTCCGGTGTATTTCATTGCTTTACCGGTAACCGGCAGCAGGCTGAGCGCATTATACAGTTGAATTTTTACCTGGGCATTGGCGGAGTAGCCACATTTAAAAACGGAGGACTGGATACAGTTTTACCATACATGGGCTTGAGCCGGATAATACTGGAGACAGATAGCCCCTACCTGGCCCCGGTGCCGCATCGCGGTAAACGTAACGAACCTGCGTATATTGTAAACGTTGGCCAACGGGTGGCGCAACTTACCGGGCAATCAGTAGATGAGGTAATGAAGCTCACAATGCAAAACGCTTACAATCTTTTTTCATTATGA
- a CDS encoding glycosyltransferase, translating into MQKCKRVLVAPLNWGLGHATRCMPVIRHLLEQGHEVLLASDGEALKLLSEEFPGCRNFELPAYSPRYTESNSLVPVIARQLPKFRSAIRDEHEQLAGLIDKENIHAVISDNRYGAWSDKIPSALIIHQLNLLMPAPVRWISPVVNALHRRLMRRFKFIWVPDTEDSALTGKLSATPQIENVRFIGPLSRLMPPVDFSYRYDLVAVLSGPEPQRSLLEQILREQLPESGLAWRLVRGVVKDNSTEDGQAAILDYLPAYKLNKLINETAVVLARSGYSTIMDLYKLGKKAILIPTPGQPEQEYLATQAMEKGYAVSMHQHVLSVKSAFAQAKNISGFPAGEFATSRLPAVVEELLQ; encoded by the coding sequence ATGCAAAAGTGCAAGCGTGTATTGGTGGCCCCGTTAAACTGGGGGCTTGGTCATGCCACCCGTTGCATGCCGGTGATACGGCATTTACTTGAGCAGGGGCATGAGGTTTTGCTGGCCAGCGATGGTGAGGCATTGAAATTGTTAAGCGAAGAATTTCCGGGATGCAGGAATTTTGAATTGCCGGCCTATAGCCCCAGGTATACCGAAAGCAATTCCCTGGTGCCGGTTATAGCCCGGCAGTTGCCTAAGTTCAGGTCGGCCATTCGTGATGAACATGAGCAACTTGCCGGACTAATTGATAAGGAAAACATACATGCTGTTATTTCAGATAATCGCTATGGTGCATGGTCGGATAAAATACCTTCAGCCTTAATCATCCATCAGTTAAACCTGCTCATGCCTGCACCAGTCAGGTGGATAAGCCCGGTTGTTAATGCGCTTCATCGGAGGTTAATGCGCAGATTCAAGTTTATCTGGGTGCCTGACACCGAAGATTCGGCATTGACAGGAAAATTATCAGCTACTCCACAAATAGAAAATGTTCGGTTTATCGGGCCGCTGTCACGGTTAATGCCTCCAGTGGATTTTTCGTACCGGTATGATCTGGTGGCAGTTTTATCCGGTCCGGAACCACAGCGTTCCCTGCTGGAGCAAATTCTAAGGGAACAGTTGCCTGAAAGCGGTTTAGCATGGCGGCTTGTGCGGGGAGTAGTGAAGGATAACTCAACTGAAGATGGACAAGCAGCTATATTGGATTACCTGCCGGCTTATAAATTAAACAAACTAATAAATGAAACTGCAGTCGTATTGGCCAGGTCAGGTTACAGTACGATTATGGACTTGTATAAGCTAGGCAAAAAAGCAATTCTCATTCCCACACCCGGGCAACCTGAGCAGGAGTACCTGGCCACCCAGGCGATGGAAAAAGGTTATGCTGTCTCAATGCATCAACATGTTTTGAGCGTAAAGAGTGCTTTTGCGCAGGCAAAGAATATTTCAGGATTTCCGGCCGGTGAATTTGCGACTTCCCGGTTACCTGCTGTTGTGGAGGAACTGTTGCAATGA
- a CDS encoding type I restriction enzyme HsdR N-terminal domain-containing protein, with product MQQLNLPAYEYRLKRAGGKVYIFDGIRKKFVVLTPEEWVRQHLVNYLVNHLKYPKGLIKVETGLRFNTLSKRSDIAVVNQDGSNFMVVECKSPQQQITQATAMQVAVYNSSLKAPYVLISNGLQHFCFAADFATKKVYPLEDIPAYPVTIR from the coding sequence ATGCAACAACTCAATTTGCCGGCTTACGAATATCGGCTTAAAAGAGCAGGTGGTAAAGTATATATTTTTGATGGCATTCGGAAAAAGTTTGTTGTGCTTACACCCGAAGAATGGGTGCGCCAGCACCTTGTGAATTACCTCGTTAACCACCTGAAGTACCCGAAGGGACTAATTAAGGTGGAAACCGGTTTGCGATTTAATACCCTAAGTAAGCGTTCAGACATTGCTGTAGTTAATCAGGATGGAAGCAACTTTATGGTGGTCGAATGTAAATCGCCACAACAGCAAATAACACAGGCCACGGCCATGCAGGTGGCTGTTTACAATTCAAGCCTGAAGGCGCCTTATGTTCTTATTTCAAATGGGCTGCAGCATTTTTGCTTTGCCGCTGATTTTGCAACAAAGAAAGTGTATCCGCTGGAGGATATCCCAGCGTATCCGGTTACAATACGTTAA